The window CAAAGTGATAATTTGTCTATTGTGCTAGAGGATATACAAGGTCTTAAATGAATACTTTCCACTTGTATTCACAATGAAGAACATTGCACTTGAAGAATTTAGGAAGGGAGGGTTGAATTCCAGAATAAATTACTGTTGAAAAGGAGGTATTGGATTTCTTAGCAGGTTTAAAAATGGGTAAATCTCCAGACTTCTATGGGAAACAAGATTGCTGACGCTTTTATTAATTTTTCTAGTTGGTCGTAAAATACATGCTAGAGGACATGCTTTTATTCAAGAAGGGGAGCAGAAGGAAACTAGTTAATGACAGGCCAGTGGGTGTTTTGGAAATCACTGGAAAAGATTCCGAGGGTTAGAATTAATTCATTCTTGGAGATCCTGGGATGAATCAAAGATAGTTAATGTGGCTTTTATAAAGGGGAGACTTTGTCTGACCAATTTGATTGAACTTTGAGTTGTTATAAAAGTATGTTCACGGTAGGTAGCAATGCAGATAATGTAGTTTAAATGGGCTTAAATAAAATCTTTGTCAAGGCCCCATATGTGAAACTGGTCCAAAAGGTTAGAGAAAGTAGGATCCTGTGTAATATGGAAAATCAGATCTGAAAATGACTTGCTAAAAAAAGGCACAAGGTGATGGCCTAGGGTTCTGGTGATTGGAACTGCACAGGTGGTTAAGATGCTATAGATGTGCGAGATACCTAGATGAAGTTACCTGGGATGATCTCGCGTATGCGTTCAACAAGTTCCAAATATGATTCTCTAGTATACctgtaataaaaataattaaattgtaAAATATAGTTCAGCAAAATTAACATTTATTTATCGCCTTTAAATGTGGACAAGTTATATATAGATGATGGATAAGACAAAAAGAACAATACAAGAGATGTTTTTAATTGCTTATATTCAAATTTTGAAGGAATGGAAGAGGAGGCTTTCAAAGTTGGGAAGAAAGAGTGCAAAAATGAAAGGATCAAAGAGAACACCAGTAAGTAGGAGATCGGCCACTGAAAGTGAGGTGACGATTACATTGGAGATCAGAGACAGAAGGATGAGGGCATGCACTGTTAGATATGGCTAATAAAGGTTGTAGAATCCAAGGAGTAATGGGAATGATACAAATTGTGTAGAATTTTCAATTTTGCACGCTGAAAGCCATTTCAAGTCCACAAGACACATTTGGAAAATGAGAAACAAAACAAGTGTGGATGAGTCAGCATTGGTCATTAATTGTGAATTTTCACAGGATGTTCAACTTATCACATAACTGTATTTAATTCCCCAATGGCTTGCCTTTGATGCAATAAAGTGTACGGAATGCCGAATCCAGAAAAATTTGCTACACAAAGAGATGGAGTGAAGCTTGAGACTACATGAAGCTCATATTCCAAGTTCAAATTAAATGAGACAAGAGTAGATCAGCACAAGTGGCAGGAAAATGGTGCACTGATAGACTCATTTCTGTGCTGTGCCACTCTATGACATTATCTAGGTTACATAAACGGCTTGTCCGacgggcatcatttgcgcgtcacgcaggtgggcgCGTGCAGATTTTGTAAATCCAAAAATCCTGGGTCGATCGCGTTACTTCCTACACCACCACGTCTCACTGGGCATCAATTGCGCGTcacgtgtaaatgatgtcgcgtaaatgacgttcaaataacgcccaagtgggacaggccctttacttagtgTTCAGGAaaggattgtttttattttttttaaatatacggcACTATTTACGAGTTAATATTTTAGAATTCATTCATACCCCAACTTCAGTATTAATGTCAAATGTCTTCTATATTGTAATTGGTAATAATAAGCTACAACATTAGCTGACTACTTCCCAGAATTTAGTAATTACACAGCTTCAAGAGAGTTTGATATAACTAATTGATTCAATGAGGCTCAATTTTCCATGAGACAATCAAATAAGAGTTTCATCTAAATCCCAACATTTGCATTTGAACTGCAGGAATAAGAGCTCCAACAGCATGAATGCAGGTAGGGGATATGCCTTAATTGTGACCATCTTCAAGGTCTATTGCAGTATTCAGAGGTGTGTCCTTCCTCGGCTGAAAGGAATATCACTGTAAGAACAGCATGACCAGCTATCAATTTACAGTAAaagacaaagtggtggagtaaataagcaggtcaggcagcacatctggagaacgtggataggtgacattcctcatcaagacccttcttcaaactaatagtaagatggtttgtggggggagggggagagaacaaaGCATGAGGAGCGGAGGGGCAAGACAAAATGTGGCAGGTAAGAGGTGAACACAgacaaggtgggggtgggggctttgataggcagatggttagacaatAGACTGAAGAAGAAAATACATTGAAGAGTGCAAATTTTCTTTTCATGGGACACAAAGCTGTAAATACAAAATAAGCTTAGTCTAGGTAGGCTTTTAACACCTTGATTTACTATGATGAGACCATGCAGAAGTCATGTCGCTAACAGTAGGAAGAACATCCATCCGCCCATCCCATATCTTTGAACGCCTGTGCAGTCTCCCAAAGCATACTTCAGTCATCTTCTAATTCACAGAACAGTAGAAGCTTATCATGCCCATCCAAAGGAACTGCTTACATAAAAAGCAGCCTCACTACAAATTGTACTATAATTATACACAAAGAATAATGCTACCAATCCTGTGGCAGAAAATCAGAGTATTAGGACTTTTAGAATAAATAGTACAAAAATAGTCTATGGCGATCTATGCGATTGTCTGGTCACTTACACAAGTATTGTTTAACAGAGGAATCAATAATAATGAACACAAAGTAGTATACCCTCTTCTCATGGCTTCAAGTATGGCAGTGCTTCCACTTTGTGCTGGCAAATGGATCTGTTTGCAAATGTTGCCTCTCTCCTGGATAAGTTGTAAAACCTGATAAGTGTAATTAAACACAGGGTGAAAAAATGTCACTCTTCAAAATCAATGATAGAATGCTCACAATATTGAAGCAAAAAAGTCAGATGTCCCTCAACTCCAGTTACAACACAATCATGCAGATGTTTTTGAGACAAGGCAAAATTACAAGTTTAGCAATTACTAAAGATTGTCCATCTTGACAATAGCAATATCTTGATGAAATTGTGTAATCGTATAGGAGACATGAAATAACAAATACATTACAGATTCCACCTTACCTAAGATTCATGTTATGTGGAAATTTAACATTATTTCTACCTAAAAAGAGCAAGTATAATGGTGACTCTACCTCATCTGGGAAATCCTTAGGGTGAGGTGACGTGAAACGGATTCTCATCTCAGGATCAATCCTTGAAACCTGATCCAATAAGCAAGCAAAACGCAAACCTCCATGTTTGTTCTTGTATATGGTACTAAACCCTCGGCTCAGATGTGTCGGTTCCCTTGTATGAAACTGAATCTCTGAAGTATCACAGTAACTGTTGACATTCTGTCCCAGTAGCGTAACCTCCTTTACTCCCTGCAAACAAGGGGCATAATTATATTGCATCAGACTCATTATACTCAGCAGATTCAAATAAaatcaagtcaaagtcaagtacattagatagaacaaaggggaaaaatacagggtgcagaatatagttcccagcactGTAGTGTACCAGGTCCAGAGACAGAGCCCAATGTTTACAAACGGGGCAGAGGTAATCGAACAGCAGTCCATGTTATGGacagactgttcagaagcctggtggtgcgtgctttcaagtttctgtttCTTTTGGCTGATGGGCGTGGGACTCAATTAAAGAGTcaagagatatagcacagaaacagggctttcggcccacagagtcgatGCCAGCCTTCTCCCACTCATTGAATTTAACTCATTTTTATTTGATTCTCTAAGATACCAGCCTGCAAAATCGGCCACGAAAGTTGGCTCTGGAACAGATCTGTCGGCTCCGGATGAGCTGGAGCTCTAGAACCCCAGCCACACTGGGAAATCTGACCCGCCAATCAGTGCAGATGtgggctatgggaacggatctgtcgGGTGTGGCCGAGCTGGAATTCCAGAACCTCAGCTGTAAAGGGCAAATTTGATCAACTGATCTGCGCAGAAGTCTTGATTAGGTTGAGATTGGCCACCTCGCCCGGCccaggcgccacattttcggggtgAATTTTAAGtgtgctcttgtaattttgtccagattaaaggagatgccggACCGTCAGTTTCCAGaatatcggtggtggacctgtgtaTATACCAGTTGGTAACATAAATTTATGCCACAGAAATTGCTAAGTGTTCTTGGGGTGGTTTCAGTAGGATCAGCAGTATCCATCTTCAACACTGTGTTTGTCCCTGGTCTTGCAGTCACATTATCATCCATGCAAAGACCACCACACACCTGACTACTTCCATAGATGACCAAGTTCAACAATGAAAAGAAACAGGTATTCCTTCTTCATTTAATTATTTCAGTTTGTATCAAGTGATTTACAATATGAAGacagttaaaaattgtaaatgtataTTGTTATAAACAGAAGCATTATTATTTCAGTATTTTTACCAGTTACTTCtccattttaatttaattgattcATCAGAATGTCACTTAGGTGACTTTCCACTTTACATCTAGTCCATCAGCTTGACATGGCTCAAGTGTGCAGCATGACTGATACACTTCAATGGAGTCGCAAACCATGATTAAAATGGTTTGTTTTCTTTattcattttaattaatttaaatattttaaattaattcataGCACTTGCTATGCtttaagtatttaaaaaaataattcaagtcCTTTTgacccatttaaaaaaatctgctaGAGACATTTAACAGTCATTGACAGCAAATTGTGAAAAGCCCAAAGTGGTCCAGAATGGGATCTTGGAATCTACCATCCTAGGCCCAGCTGCAATTTCTTCAGCCTCACACGTTGACCAAAGAACTGAGGCTGTCGGGAAAATGGGAACAGTAGAGTCATACAAATAAGGGAAGCAAGTGCTGGTAACTAGCTAAACCAAGATAGACCAGCACATTGTTTGCAGCCAATTTGTGAAGTTACATACAATACAAACCAGCTATTTCAGAGTAATTTTAGGAAATAAAATTTGACAAATTACTTAAAAGCAACTGGAAAAAACTATTTACtgtatgtttttttaatgttggatTTTTAAAAACTGCTGATGCTTTCAGCCCATTTaaagatattttttcaaaatagtGCTTACCTGGTCTGAAAGGATTCTGACTTCTTGTGAAATGGAAGAAATTGGTCTACTTCTCTCTCGCCCACGTGTGAAAGGAACAATGCAATAGCTACACATGTTATTGCATCCCCGCATGATGGAGCTAGAACAAGGAAATGCTTTGTTTCAGCTAGAAACTGTCCATTTTGACAGTACTATGATAGCGTCGTCGTGCAATTTTCATGGAACAAATAATAACCAGCCAGCTAAATAACCACGTATTGCTTTACAGAATCAATGTTACATTAAAACAATAGGCAAGAAAGCACGAGCTTTGAAGTGACTCCAGCTTTGATGCAAATCATTATGATACTGGAAATACTAGCTAAATTAATAAGGTGGATGTTAAGATCCCAGTCACCGTGTGCACAGTGGGGCCCACTGCTCTTGTGAATGCAGAGGTGACAGCTTTGTTCTGATAAATTTGGAATTCATAGATCACATGCATCAGTGGGACTGTGTGGTTTGGAAAGAAACAAACATTTTGGTGGTGTTCCACTGGACTGGCTTCCCTTGCCATAAACAATAGAGTCTGTAGATTTGACAAATGCTGGTGAAAACCTTTCAGTggaactttattgtcatgtgtacctgggTACAGCAAAATTCCCTctgtaaaaatcttactatatacacaagtacaatcatacatttatgcaatgattcttaAGTCCAAGAGTataagaatagtagattacacatTGGCAGTACACAGAACTCTGCACTTTTCTAGCTTCATCTTGCACCCTGCCATTCAAAGTTATTAAAAAGTCTTAACTTGGCCTTCACAATTTTCTGCAGTGTATCTGGTTAATGTTGCTATGGTGTGGCATTGCAGTCAAGCCACATGCTGTTCCTTGGAGTTAAAATACATAACTATACTTAAACTCTAGTTTAAGTACGCATGGAGCCTCACTCACTCAGCATTTTATAAATCTGTGACTTTCACTGTATAGTAAATACAAAGGCTTTTGGAAGTCAAGAGGTGAGTCACTCACTGCAAAGTATCTAGCCATTGAACTAATTGCTATTTTACAATTTAAACGTTTATAATCAATGGCAACTCCCAAGATAATCATAGTGAGGGATTTAGGGGGGGGAAGATGTGAATGAATTTGAACACTAAGCAATCATCAGGCAACATTTCACTTCTAATGATAAAGTGAAGGTCGCCAATTAAACAACTGTAGATGGCTGTGCATAGGACACATCTCTGCAGAATACCTGCAAATGTCTAGTAGCTGAGATAATTAACAACAATTACAGCTACTTTTCTTTATCAGTTCCAGACAGTAGAGAGTTGTTTTCTATTCATTATGCAAAAATTGATAAACTGGGAATCACACTTACATGAATGCTGTTTTTGTCTTGGAATTTACATGAACGGGCATGACATCTGCATAGGTCTCATCCAGTGACAACAAAACATTCACAGCCTTTTGACCTGTTTCAGCAACTGTCAGAAGTCTGGGAAGATCACGGTAGGAATCGGGCCCAGCAAGAACGTCGACAAGCTTTTCTTTTTCAAGGATTTCCTCTTTCAGCCTCTCAGCCATGCAACCTATCATAAATTAGTAACaatattatttgatttgatttccaCCTTGGAAGAACTTGGTAATATGTTTTCTGCCTAAATTACTCCATAATTTTCATATGAATATTTAAATTTTAAACAAATATGGCTAGTATTTAATAAAAATGCGTTATTGGATTAAAAAATAAACTACTGGAAGAACTCTGAAGGTTGTGAACTACTGGGTATAGCAGTATGTATCGGCATATTTtgattcaacttcaagtcaaaattAAAGTATATACTTTTGTCATATTTCCAGTCCAATTTATTCATGcattataaaaaaaaagaaaacagatTATTATATTCTTGTACTAGACACTCGTGTCAAATTAAATTGATGCAGAGTCCAGCAACTTTATCTGGTACTTGTGGCTATGTTGTTAAGGAGCTCAATGATGTTGATTGATATGCTGGAGTCTAAATGGTTAACCACCTTGATCTCACATGCATATTGAATAAAATGTGCAAGCCTAAGATGATATGGCACCTTATTCTCCACTGCACTCATTGTTGAATTgagtaaattttattttattttttaaaactttaaatcaTCTAAACTCATTGGAACGTTTGTTCTTTTAAAAAGACTCCAACATAAATCATTAAAAAGCTAAAAGCCTATGATGGCAGTGAACTGTCAAAAGTCATCAGGGGATTTTGGGATGGGGCCTCAGAATAGGTTGTTACTTGCCACTTACGAGTTTTCGCCAACTCAAGGAATGCCTTAGTGGGTAGAGGAACAGCTAGTCCAGAAATATTAAGTCCAGCTAGGTGGCAGGCACAGAGTCAGaaacagaatatagaacagcCAGAGGCTTTAAATCATTCATTGTTTTCTTAAACCCGTTTCATCCATTCACTTCAATCTGTGCCAGGTAGTCTgttctgccttctttccatattgTATTTCCACATTATCTTTACGTTACTAAAGTTCCCATAGCTGTCTTGAAATTATTTTCCTCCTTTGTCCCATAAACAAAAAGTGTCAATATATAGCTGTCGCTGTGATTACATTGGTCATCTTGACAATATCTTGCTGAAATTGGGTAATTGTTAAGGAGACATGAAATAACATTACAGATGCCATCTCACCCAAGATCCCTATTTTAAGTGGTACTTGTGATTTTGCTCGGTTGGATTTTAGTGCAGCAAGCTGCTTCAGCCTTTTCCAGATGGTTTGTTCTGCCTTCTCTCTGAAAAAGCAAAAGTCTTATGATGCATTTTACAAATTATCTTTCTCACAGACTAAAGATGCAAGTTAGCATCAAGTTATTTTGCACCATCCCCTTGTAGGTAACAACTAATCAGAGAATTACTGAATACAGTTAAATTAAGAATTGTACACACTGTAAAACTGCTTTCATATAAAAGCCAGTGGTTGTAGGCTCAGTTGAGATTTTGCAATGGCTGTCCAAAAGGCACCACCACCTATCGAATTTGCCCTAAATTTAATTTGAATAAGCTTAGATGACAATTAGTATTCccggttaaaaatgataatggcataaaataaaaattattgaAAATTATACCTGATTGAACATGTTACAAGTAAAATCACATCAGcctgcaacaaaaaaaagacgTCAGATAATTTTTCAAAGGTTTATTGGATTAACACGATTGAAAATCTTTTGTGAACATGCAGCATAGGTACTTTATTTCAAGGCTAGAAAAGTTTCACACCTGAGCAAGTTTCTGTGCAAAACATTGGTTTTATATTTTTCTTTGCAAGTCTTTTATAGTCTTGTTATTGACTAATGCCAAGGCAGTCTTCTGCAActgaaatttcattcaaacttAAGTCACATTGCAAAACATGATAATAATTTGGAAAACTAAACACAATTGGAACCAGTTATGTACTGGAGTTCTTTAATAACTCGGCATGACGGACTCATGCAGAAACACCATTTTGTTGATTTAAAATGGTATTTAAGAATTTCTATGCCACATATTATAATACTGCAATCAATGTAATATATAATTTTataatctatttaaaaaaaaccccacaacagTCAGTTAAAAGTTGTTAAAGTCATTTATTAAACAAAAATGTTCATTTATTCTGAATACCAAGCAATTATACTACTTTAGTTTTAAAAATGACAACAAAGACTTGCAAATCTGGTCATCATTATTGAGCAGCAAgtaaaaatggtaaaaaaaaCACGGGGAAATATACACATTGTGTGATGGGAGAAACAGATTTTAGATAAGTGCATTAAGTAGGAAAATATTGGAGCATGACTGGCAAAGCTAAGGTGAATCAATGTTCTCGTGCATAGGAAGTTAACAGAGTCAACTGGGAACAGGGACAATGGGAATGGGATGCTTTGTGTAGCTGGGGATGTAAGAGATGCTATGTTGGACACATTTTATTATAATTAATTTGGAAACAGGAAAACTGGCTGATAGATTGTAAAATCCTTAGTATGGAATGTGGAAATCTGACAAATCCATGAAACAATGCAATGTTCATTCTATTGAAGGTGAAACTACACTGTTATCAGTTATTTTTGAATACTTCCACTTCCTTGTccattcaataaattaattactCGCAAGCTCCAAGAATCTTACAAGTTTATTGATATCTAATATCACTACAAATTAAAAAGACATAACAAATTACAAAATTGGATATTTATCTGGCAATATGAGGCGCAAAGGCAAACTGAATCTTTTTGTTAACAGTTAACTTCAGCCATTAATCTTATTTGGCTCACATCAACCTTGAACAACTTAATTTAACAACGATTAATGTTAAAGCCTTCATTTAAAAAACATAAATCTATACTACAATGCTAAACTGCAAACATTAAAGATAAAAAGTTGTTTATAATAATATAGATTACCTCAGTGCAGCTGGTAGCTTTCTTATAACCATTTTTTTGGAGGATGGACCAAGCAATTTCTGTGTCATTAACATTCATTTGACATCCATAGGTTTCGAAAtacactgaaaataataaaataattcaaattcTAGAAATAAGTATTAAAACCAGGAGCAAGCATCATCACCATGATACAGCATCATTGGATTATAAAAATAAACATTCTTCCAACCTCTACGGATGGGAGAATGCAGTTTTGCAAATATATTTCATCTTATATCAACGCATAAGCATTGCAAGGAGACTAGCAGACATTAGTATCACTTCACAATTTGATTTGatgttaggaaagaactgcagatgctgttttaaatcgaaggtaggcacaaaatgctggagtaactcagcggtccaggcagcatctgtggagagattccttctctgcacagatgctgcctgtcccgctgagttactccagcattttgtgtctacctttgatttaatgtTATTTTGTGGCCTCTGTATAGCCTGCTGGTTTGCCCTAAATACAAACAGTATTGAAGTGGCTCCGTCACTCTGATTGATCTCCACAAGTACACTATTTTGGTTTAACCTATCCAGTGTCTCCTCAACTTAAATATTCCGAGCATATAGAAATGTGTATTGTGATTGTCCTCAGCATTTTATTTTACATACATCTGGGTAAGGGAACCCAGGCTATATTTTGAATTTTACAAATGATTCTAGTGCAGGCATGATAATTAATTGCAAGGTGTACATAAGGCTTCAAACAGAACTTGGACCAGCAAGCAAATAAGCCAAAACAGAAGCTGCAGTACGACATAGAGAAAAAAAACGATGAGGTATGTAAGAGATGGGCAGATGAAACCCGCTGGGTGAGTGTTGGCAGCGAGGTGATGAAAAAGATGCAAAACTGAACAAAGGTAAAAACCCTGGCTGGACTGGTGGGAACGAGAGGGGATCGTGgcgggggaggggcagtgggtgGTATTATGATATACAAGGAAAGAGTAGGATAATGGTACCGAATAGACGATCAACTATAAAAGACAAAGTgtgggagtctgaagaaaggtccttgcatgaaacgtcacctaaccatgttctccagtaaagctgcctgacctgctgacttacaccACACACACTTTATGTACTTATcttgtaaatgagcatctgcagttccttgcatgacAAAGGGGTTAAAGGACATGCTAACCTCTACCACTTTCTGTAATGGCAGCCCCTCTTTTCACTCCCCTGCGTCTTTTCTCCCTCGATCCCCAtccttctccatctctctcttgcTTTGCGTTCcacttctcttctctcctctactGACacccaaggcttttcatctcttgTTCTTTGTCCACCTAGCCAATCAAACCCACCTCAACTCCAAACAcgttcatttgccaggctttgtcaaaC is drawn from Leucoraja erinacea ecotype New England chromosome 21, Leri_hhj_1, whole genome shotgun sequence and contains these coding sequences:
- the cdk5rap1 gene encoding CDK5 regulatory subunit-associated protein 1 isoform X2 translates to MVGPARAVRTLLNFRPPRLNAGVKCLPQAFVAGTVIRSCPSLGSEPCARLSDGPGLRAFLRPPSRGEAVREGLGEDAPPYLIGEPEPGGNRSVYFETYGCQMNVNDTEIAWSILQKNGYKKATSCTEADVILLVTCSIREKAEQTIWKRLKQLAALKSNRAKSQVPLKIGILGCMAERLKEEILEKEKLVDVLAGPDSYRDLPRLLTVAETGQKAVNVLLSLDETYADVMPVHVNSKTKTAFISIMRGCNNMCSYCIVPFTRGRERSRPISSISQEVRILSDQGVKEVTLLGQNVNSYCDTSEIQFHTREPTHLSRGFSTIYKNKHGGLRFACLLDQVSRIDPEMRIRFTSPHPKDFPDEVLQLIQERGNICKQIHLPAQSGSTAILEAMRRGYTRESYLELVERIREIIPGVSLSSDFIAGFCGETEDDHLQTIALLRQVRYNVGYLFAYSMRKTHAYHRLADSVSAVVKQRRLEELIAVFREEATKLNTELIGTDQIVLVEGASKRSKVELCGRNDGNIKVIFPNLVIPCDWSSDMLVSIKPGDYISVQITSANSQSLKGIPICFTTLSKSTKVTELKTASNGQ
- the cdk5rap1 gene encoding CDK5 regulatory subunit-associated protein 1 isoform X1, which produces MVGPARAVRTLLNFRPPRLNAGVKCLPQAFVAGTVIRSCPSLGSEPCARLSDGPGLRAFLRPPSRGEAVREGLGEDAPPYLIGEPEPGGNRSVYFETYGCQMNVNDTEIAWSILQKNGYKKATSCTEADVILLVTCSIREKAEQTIWKRLKQLAALKSNRAKSQVPLKIGILGCMAERLKEEILEKEKLVDVLAGPDSYRDLPRLLTVAETGQKAVNVLLSLDETYADVMPVHVNSKTKTAFISIMRGCNNMCSYCIVPFTRGRERSRPISSISQEVRILSDQGVKEVTLLGQNVNSYCDTSEIQFHTREPTHLSRGFSTIYKNKHGGLRFACLLDQVSRIDPEMRIRFTSPHPKDFPDEVLQLIQERGNICKQIHLPAQSGSTAILEAMRRGYTRESYLELVERIREIIPGVSLSSDFIAGFCGETEDDHLQTIALLRQVRYNVGYLFAYSMRKKTHAYHRLADSVSAVVKQRRLEELIAVFREEATKLNTELIGTDQIVLVEGASKRSKVELCGRNDGNIKVIFPNLVIPCDWSSDMLVSIKPGDYISVQITSANSQSLKGIPICFTTLSKSTKVTELKTASNGQ